One Brassica napus cultivar Da-Ae chromosome A1, Da-Ae, whole genome shotgun sequence genomic region harbors:
- the LOC106427926 gene encoding protein AE7-like 2, translating into MQSLEDLRIVTEESVEVDDDKSYVRITFRPTVPHCHLPNLIGVCIYAKLLKSLPARFKVDVRVAPGSHATEASVNKRLGDKERIAAALENPDIMSLLN; encoded by the exons ATGCAATCTCTGGAAGATCTCCGTATAGTTACAGAAGAATCAGTTGAAGTTGATGATGACAAGAGTTACGTTAG aatTACATTCAGACCAACTGTTCCACATTGTCACTTGCCAAACTTAATTGGTGTTTGCATCTACGCAAAGCTTCTAAAAAGCCTTCCTGCTCGATTCAAG GTTGATGTAAGAGTAGCACCAGGGAGTCATGCAACTGAGGCTTCAG TCAATAAACGATTAGGAGATAAAGAGCGTATAGCGGCAGCACTTGAGAATCCTGACATTATGAGTCTGCTCAACTAA